One window of Papaver somniferum cultivar HN1 chromosome 9, ASM357369v1, whole genome shotgun sequence genomic DNA carries:
- the LOC113313704 gene encoding uncharacterized protein LOC113313704, which translates to MALATHLSAPPSSKSFLRFHRSISKPEISPTPVCRIGGNISSTHLSFRVDNVTRWMKKRRTPILFAQPSEGGDIVKEKSEGNDTSGNKGPPILTILAGFLVLLLVFWVLGSIATWLISLIVTVAPSK; encoded by the exons ATGGCACTGGCTACTCATTTATCCGCTCCTCCAAGCAGCAAATCCTTTTTGAGATTCCATCGATCAATCTCGAAGCCTGAAATTTCCCCCACTCCGGTTTGCAGAATTGGAGGAAACATTTCTTCTACTCATCTAAGCTTCAG AGTTGACAATGTCACAAGAtggatgaagaagagaagaactcCCATTTTATTTGCTCAACCATCTGAAGGAGGGGACATTGTGAAGGAAAAATCTGAAGGGAATGATACCAGTGGCAACAAAGGTCCTCCTATACTGACCATCTTGGCAGGTTTTCTAGTGCTTTTATTAGTCTTTTGGGTTCTAGGTTCTATTGCGACTTGGCTTATCAGTTTAATTGTGACCGTAGCACCATCTAAATAA
- the LOC113314323 gene encoding putative E3 ubiquitin-protein ligase LIN-1, translating to MLLLTELICLNRRTEITAFLGSLKKEGTMNIMHVLLVYLQCCLPDQKPLAAVLLLHLDLMVAPQKHSVYREEAVDSIAVALKSSLTNEKIRNNCCKALLILGGKFSLSGELLTESWCLRQAGFYDQDSKTNSLGNVEDCLSKEKTIPLEEDELKTTEDWWKNLASLLLGNGNKSFLEIISKCLGSKNLYLVRTCLITVTWMSHALGLLPDIDFHLAAFSALLPQLKQILLNDGSIEHKVLASTSLLNFTKITECRMLLMTIGEEILVPLQSLAGVTWTSKQLFQIISGES from the exons GCCTAAACAG GAGAACAGAGATAACAGCTTTCCTCGGTAGCTTGAAGAAAGAGGGAACCATGAACATCATGCATGTTTTGCTTGTGTACCTTCAGTGCTGCTTGCCTGATCAAAAACCTCTGGCTGCTGTGCTTCTGTTGCATTTAGATCTTATG GTAGCACCTCAAAAACATAGCGTATACAGGGAGGAGGCTGTTGATAGTATTGCAGTGGCTTTAAAGAGCAGCTTAACGAACGAAAAAATTCGAAACAACTGTTGCAAAGCTCTTTTGATTTTAGGTGGGAAATTCTCTCTTTCTGGAGAGTTATTGACAGAAAGTTGGTGCCTAAGGCAAGCAGGATTCTACGATCAAGACTCCAAAACCAACTCTCTTGGCAATGTTGAAGATTGTCTCTCAAAAGAGAAAACTATACCATTG GAAGAAGACGAACTAAAGACAACAGAAGACTGGTGGAAGAATTTGGCATCATTACTACTTGGCAATGGCAACAAGTCATTTCTGGAGATCATTTCCAAATGTTTGGGGTCTAAAAATTTGTATCTGGTGAGAACATGTCTGATCACTGTAACGTGGATGAGCCATGCACTTGGTTTACTGCCAGACATAGACTTTCATCTCGCTGCATTTTCAGCCCTCCTCCCTCAGCTGAAACAGATACTGTTGAATGACGGGAGTATTGAACACAAAGTTCTTGCTTCCACATCTCTACTTAATTTCACCAAAATTACAG AATGTCGGATGCTACTGATGACAATTGGAGAAGAGATTTTGGTTCCACTACAGAGTCTTGCAGGAGTGACTTGGACTTCTAAACAACTCTTTCAAATTATTTCAGGGGAAAGCTAA